From Zingiber officinale cultivar Zhangliang chromosome 5B, Zo_v1.1, whole genome shotgun sequence, the proteins below share one genomic window:
- the LOC121985207 gene encoding short-chain dehydrogenase TIC 32 B, chloroplastic-like — translation MASYLWEATGIAGPSGFGSASTAEQVTEGIDASHLTVIITGGSSGIGAEAARVMALRGAHVIIGARNTEAANSVKQSILENTPSARIDIIPIELSSLKSVRAFAEKFLEKDLPLNILINNAGIMYCPFQVSEDGIEMQFATNHLGHFLLTKLLLEKMKSTAARTGIEGRIVNLSSEAHMTTYGGGIRFDKINDKDSYNDKLAYGQSKLANILHANELARRLKEEGANVTANSLHPGLIKTNLGRHSAFFVTALRIATYLLWKSIPQGAATSCYVALHPDVKGVSGKYFADCNVSKTTANGIDELLATKLWDFSEELVKSG, via the exons ATGGCATCGTACCTCTGGGAAGCCACCGGCATCGCCGGCCCTAGCGGCTTCGGATCCGCCTCCACCGCCGAGCAGGTCACCGAAGGCATCGACGCATCCCATCTCACCGTCATCATCACTG GGGGTAGTAGCGGGATTGGAGCAGAGGCTGCGAGGGTGATGGCCCTTAGAGGAGCCCATGTCATCATCGGTGCTAGGAACACTGAAGCTGCTAATAGCGTCAAACAGAGTATTCTAGAGAACACTCCATCTGCCAGAATTGATATCATACCCATCGAACTTAGCTCACTTAAATCTGTTCGAGCATTTGCTGAAAAATTCCTTGAAAAAGACTTGCCTCTCAACATCTTAAT AAACAATGCCGGTATCATGTACTGTCCTTTTCAAGTCTCAGAGGATGGAATAGAGATGCAGTTTGCTACAAATCATCTTG GTCACTTTTTGCTGACAAAACTTCTACTTGAGAAAATGAAAAGCACAGCAGCAAGAACGGGAATTGAGGGTCGTATTGTGAATCTATCATCGGAAGCTCACATGACAACATATGGAGGAGGAATCCGGTTTGACAAAATCAATGACAAAGATTC ATACAATGACAAATTGGCATATGGACAGTCCAAATTGGCCAACATATTGCATGCCAATGAGCTCGCTAGGCGCTTGAAG GAAGAAGGCGCAAATGTCACTGCAAATTCACTTCATCCTGGTCTGATCAAGACAAACTTAGGGAGACACTCTGCTTTTTTTGTCA CTGCGTTAAGAATTGCAACTTACCTCTTGTGGAAGAGCATTCCTCAG GGTGCAGCAACTTCATGCTATGTAGCATTGCATCCAGACGTGAAGGGAGTCAGTGGGAAGTATTTCGCTGATTGCAACGTATCGAAGACGACTGCTAACGGTATTGACGAACTACTAGCAACAAAGCTTTGGGACTTCAGCGAGGAACTAGTTAAATCAGGTTAG
- the LOC121985206 gene encoding short-chain dehydrogenase TIC 32 B, chloroplastic-like — translation MGYFREATGIPGPSGFGSASTAEQVTDGIDASLLTVIITGGSSGIGAEAARVMALRGAHIIIGARNTEAASEVKQSILQSTPSARIDIIQIELSSLKSVRAFAEKFLAMDLPLNILINNAGVMYCPFQLSEDGIEMQFATNHVGHFLLTKLLLDKMKSTAERTGIESRIVNLSSEAHMTTYRTGIRFDKLNDKDFYNDKLAYGQSKLANILHANELARRLKEEGVLNVTANSLHPGLIRTNLARHSTAFVGALQTATCVLWKTIPQGAATSCYVALHPNIKGVSGKYFADCNESKTTSNGRDELLGRRLWDFSENLVKSA, via the exons ATGGGTTACTTCAGGGAAGCCACCGGCATCCCCGGCCCCAGCGGATTCGGATCCGCCTCCACCGCCGAGCAGGTCACCGACGGCATCGACGCCTCCCTCCTCACGGTCATCATCACCG GTGGTAGTAGCGGGATCGGAGCCGAGGCTGCAAGGGTGATGGCCCTCAGAGGAGCTCATATCATCATCGGCGCCAGGAACACCGAAGCTGCCAGTGAAGTAAAGCAGAGCATTCTACAGAGCACCCCATCTGCTAGAATCGACATCATACAGATAGAACTCAGTTCGCTCAAGTCCGTCCGAGCCTTCGCCGAGAAGTTTCTTGCCATGGATCTTCCTCTAAACATCTTGAT AAACAATGCCGGCGTCATGTACTGTCCGTTTCAACTTTCGGAGGATGGGATAGAGATGCAGTTTGCTACCAATCATGTCG GTCATTTTCTGCTGACCAAACTTCTGCTTGACAAAATGAAAAGCACAGCAGAGAGGACAGGAATTGAAAGCCGTATTGTGAATCTGTCATCCGAAGCTCACATGACAACATATAGAACAGGAATAAGATTCGACAAACTCAACGACAAAGACTT TTACAATGACAAATTGGCATATGGACAGTCCAAATTGGCCAACATATTGCACGCCAACGAGCTAGCTAGGCGCCTGAAG GAAGAAGGGGTGCTAAATGTCACAGCAAATTCACTTCATCCTGGTCTGATCAGGACAAACTTGGCAAGGCACTCTACTGCCTTCGTCG GTGCTTTGCAAACTGCAACTTGCGTCTTATGGAAGACCATACCTCAG GGAGCTGCAACTTCATGCTATGTCGCATTGCATCCAAACATTAAGGGCGTGAGTGGAAAGTACTTCGCTGATTGCAATGAGTCGAAGACAACTTCTAACGGTAGAGATGAATTATTGGGAAGAAGACTTTGGGATTTCAGCGAAAATCTAGTTAAATCAgcttag